In the Vicia villosa cultivar HV-30 ecotype Madison, WI unplaced genomic scaffold, Vvil1.0 ctg.004353F_1_1, whole genome shotgun sequence genome, one interval contains:
- the LOC131641995 gene encoding cytosolic sulfotransferase 15-like, whose product MASTKLIGDQSRDEQDQARQKDDQQLILSLPKENGWMPFEYYYYFQGFWCPSDLIQSVNSFQKYFQAKDNDVIVSSLPKAGTTWMKALTFAIVNRNNFPSFDDHPLLKSISHDLVPYFEFNVYGTGDICDRFPQVDSSKMIEPRIFGTHIPFHSLAKSIKKSNCKIIYISRNPFDNFVSAWFFANKARSNHQSLQNLSLEEAFENYCKGITPFGSFWDHNLGYLNESIIRSEKVLFLKYENLREEPILYVNKIADFLGFPFTREEKNNKVIENIIDLCDFQKMKELEVNKSETLMQNIDNKFFFRKAQVGDWRNYFSSLMEEKLSKVVEEKLGGSKIKLEWPLHTSNK is encoded by the coding sequence ATGGCTTCCACAAAATTAATTGGAGACCAATCAAGAGATGAACAAGATCAAGCAAGACAAAAAGACGATCAACAATTAATCCTCTCACTTCCTAAAGAAAATGGGTGGATGCCATTCgaatattattattactttcaaGGTTTTTGGTGTCCATCAGATCTTATCCAATCGGTAAACTCtttccaaaaatactttcaagcTAAAGACAATGATGTTATTGTTTCGAGCTTACCAAAAGCTGGCACCACTTGGATGAAAGCACTTACATTCGCAATTGTTAATCGCAATAATTTTCCATCCTTCGATGATCATCCATTACTTAAGTCAATCTCTCATGATTTAGTACCTTACTTTGAATTTAATGTTTATGGTACTGGAGATATCTGTGATCGATTTCCTCAAGTTGACTCGTCAAAAATGATTGAACCAAGGATTTTTGGAACTCACATTCCATTCCATTCACTTGCCAAGTCAATTAAGAAGTCCAATTGTAAGATAATTTATATAAGTAGAAATCCATTTGATAATTTTGTGTCTGCTTGGTTTTTTGCTAATAAAGCAAGGTCAAATCATCAATCTTTACAAAATTTAAGCTTAGAAGAGGCTTTTGAAAATTACTGCAAGGGTATAACTCCATTTGGTTCATTTTGGGATCATAATTTGGGTTATTTGAATGAAAGCATCATCAGATCAGAAAAAGTTCTATTCTTAAAATATGAAAACCTAAGAGAAGAACCCATTTTATATGTCAACAAAATCGCAGATTTTTTGGGCTTTCCTTTCACTCGagaagagaaaaataataaagtgatcgaaaatataattgatttatgTGACTTTCAAAAGATGAAGGAATTAGAGGTAAATAAATCTGAAACTCTTATGCAAAACATTGACAATAAATTCTTCTTTCGAAAGGCTCAAGTAGGAGATTGGAGAAATTATTTTTCCTCTTTGATGGAAGAAAAACTATCTAAAGTCGTGGAAGAAAAGTTAGGTGGATCGAAAATCAAATTAGAGTGGCCCCTTCATACTTCTAACAAATGA
- the LOC131641991 gene encoding uncharacterized protein LOC131641991: MFKNTFQSGFLSILYSLGSKPLQIWDKEVVNGHIKRPQDEDIQSNVLEIIGSNIQSTFITCPADPAATLGIKLPFLVMIVKNLKKYFTFEIQVLDDKNVRRRFRASNFQGVTRVKPYICTMPLRMDEGWNQIQFNLADFTKRAYGTNYVETLRVQVHANCRLRRIYFSDRLYSEEELPPEFKLYLPMQKS; this comes from the exons ATGTTCAAGAACACGTTCCAGTCTGGATTTCTTTCTATATTATACAGTCTTGG gagCAAACCTTTGCAGATATGGGACAAAGAag TTGTGAATGGCCATATTAAGCGACCACAAGATGAAGACATACAATCCAATGTGCTCGAAATAATTGGGTCGAATATTCAGTCCACATTCATTACGTGCCCGGCAGATCCTGCTGCCACACTTGGTATAAAACTTCCATTCCTGGTTATGATTGTCAAGAATCTAAAGAAGTACTTCACATTTGAGATTCAAGTTTTGGATGATAAGAATGTTAGACGAAGATTTCGAGCTTCTAATTTCCAA GGTGTCACTCGAGTAAAGCCCTACATTTGCACTATGCCACTGAGAATGGATGAGGGTTGGAATCAAATCCAGTTTAACCTAGCTGATTTTACCAAGAGGGCATATGGTACTAATTATGTGGAGACACTACGAGTTCAGGTCCATGCAAACTGTCGCTTGAGAAGAATATACTTCTCTGATCGTCTCTACTCTGAAGAGGAACTCCCACCTGAGTTCAAATTGTACCTTCCAATGCAG AAATCATGA
- the LOC131641996 gene encoding GPI mannosyltransferase 1-like, with the protein MSRLNIRSLLAFSAIFRVILILYGEWQDSHMEVRYTDVDYIVFSDAASLVASGSSPYNRTTYRYSPLLAFLLVPNSLLHRSWGKFLFSSADILVGYFIYYILKLQKVPENLCNYSVMAWLFNPFTFTIGTRGNCEPIVSAMILWIIVCLMKGNVLQSAIWYGLVVHFRIYPIIYSIPIILVLDPNFFPSGQKPILRNWSAVQKERPKDPNGWFTPLNLLKSIFTWNRVIFGLVSGSVFLFCTGLFFCLYGWEFLHEALLYHLTRTDPRHNFSIYFYHIYLHYGHNISVVEKLVSFLPQFLVQLVLIFSFAQDLPFCLFVQTVSFVAFNKVITAQYFVWFFSLLPLILPWSKMKLKWGGLSCILLWIGAQTHWLMWGYLLEFKGKNVFLQLWVAGLMFLAANIFILVMIIRQHKYSSVFKALEYTHSKHTAKLE; encoded by the exons ATGTCACGGTTAAACATTCGTTCCCTTCTCGCATTCTCTGCAATTTTCCGCGTAATCTTAATCCTATACGGAGAATGGCAAGATTCTCACATGGAAGTTCGATACACCGATGTCGATTACATCGTTTTCTCAGATGCCGCTTCTCTAGTCGCTTCTGGTTCTTCTCCTTACAACAGAACCACCTACCGTTATTCTCCTCTTCTAGCGTTTCTTCTCGTTCCTAATTCGCTACTTCATCGCTCCTGGGGAAAGTTTCTCTTCTCTTCTGCAG ATATACTAGTGGGATATTTTATCTATTACATTCTAAAGCTGCAGAAGGTTCCTGAAAATCTCTGCAACTACTCTGTCATGGCATGGCTTTTTAATCCATTTACATTCACCATTGGGACACGCGGGAACTGTGAACCCATTGTTTCTGCCATGATATTGTGGATTATTGTCTGTCTTATGAAAG GTAATGTGTTACAGTCAGCAATTTGGTATGGACTTGTTGTCCATTTCAGGATTTATCCTATAATTTATTCTATTCCTATAATCCTGGTTCTTGATCCGAACTTCTTCCCATCTGGTCAGAAACCCATCCTAAGGAATTGGAGTGCTGTTCAGAAAGAGAGACCCAAAGACCCGAATGGCTGGTTTACCCCACTTAACTTATTGAAAAGCATATTCACATGGAACAGGGTGATATTTGGACTGGTTTCAGGATCGGTTTTCCTCTTTTGTACCGGTCTGTTCTTCTGCTTATATGGTTGGGAATTTCTACATGAGGCACTATTGTACCATCTTACTCGTACTGATCCAAGGCATAACTTCTCAATCTATTTCTATCACATATATCTTCATTATGGGCACAATATCTCAGTGGTGGAAAAGCTTGTCTCCTTTTTGCCACAGTTTTTGGTTCAGCTGGTTCTTATTTTCAGCTTTGCACAAGATTTGCCGTTTTGCCTATTTGTGCAGACTGTATCATTTGTTGCCTTCAATAAG GTGATTACCGCACAGTACTTTGTTTGGTTCTTTAGCTTGTTACCTCTAATACTCCCATGGAGTAAAATGAAGCTAAAATGGGGTGGATTGTCTTGCATTCTTCTATGGATCGGAGCTCAGACCCATTGGTTAATGTGGGGCTACCTTCTTGAGTTCAAGGGTAAAAATGTCTTCTTACAGCTTTGGGTAGCAGGCTTAATGTTTCTTGCAGCCAACATATTCATTCTGGTCATGATTATCCGTCAACATAAatattcttctgttttcaaagcTTTAGAGTATACCCACTCCAAACATACAGCTAAGCTCGAGTGA